From the genome of Methanosarcinales archaeon, one region includes:
- a CDS encoding cytochrome C: MANKAPDRLFQILKPSLIVTILVLALSLQAVQAESVSTCINCHVNETPNIVAQWQGGKMGQNGLDCQVCHSSEHKDSTDVAKAGLPTPDTCKACHPQKVEQFRAGKHSLAWTAMNAMPMITHQPSPIVGSESFKGCSGCHKIGEKSAGELKEFRYGTGSCDSCHTRHSFSISEALDPRACQTCHMGFDHPQWEMWSTSKHGTIWFIEGDSGRAPKCQTCHMAEGNHAVMTAWGFLALRVPEDDQQWWADRVEILKALGVLDEKGNGTERFDAVKAAKVARLTKEDFQAQRATMEAICTNCHSANYVAEQMAASDKIVRETDKIMAEGIRTVKGLYDDGLLAKPEDWEYAPDLLQFYEAKSSVEQELYVMFLEYRMRAFQGAFHGNPDYMHWYGWAAMKESLQKIKDEADKMRAEAAAEDTGKEAKSVAYLALGTGIVALAISLFVIFRFHRLHKGRLND, translated from the coding sequence ATGGCTAATAAGGCGCCAGACAGATTATTTCAAATACTGAAGCCATCACTCATTGTTACAATTCTTGTGCTTGCCCTGAGCCTTCAGGCGGTGCAGGCTGAGAGTGTGAGCACCTGTATTAATTGTCATGTAAATGAGACACCAAATATCGTTGCTCAATGGCAGGGTGGGAAGATGGGGCAGAACGGTCTTGACTGCCAGGTCTGCCATAGTTCCGAACACAAGGATTCCACGGACGTCGCCAAAGCCGGGCTGCCCACTCCGGACACCTGCAAAGCCTGTCATCCTCAGAAAGTGGAACAGTTCAGGGCAGGCAAGCATTCGTTAGCATGGACTGCCATGAATGCCATGCCCATGATAACCCATCAACCATCGCCTATAGTGGGTAGTGAGAGCTTCAAGGGGTGTTCAGGCTGCCACAAGATAGGCGAGAAGTCGGCCGGGGAGCTTAAGGAATTTCGCTACGGTACGGGCAGCTGTGATTCCTGTCATACCCGCCATAGTTTTAGCATCAGCGAAGCTCTCGATCCTCGAGCATGCCAGACCTGTCACATGGGTTTTGATCATCCACAATGGGAGATGTGGTCAACCTCCAAGCATGGCACTATATGGTTTATTGAAGGGGATTCAGGACGTGCGCCCAAGTGCCAGACCTGTCATATGGCTGAAGGCAACCATGCTGTAATGACAGCCTGGGGATTTCTTGCTCTTCGAGTGCCTGAAGATGACCAGCAGTGGTGGGCTGACAGAGTGGAAATACTCAAAGCTCTGGGCGTGTTGGATGAGAAAGGGAATGGTACAGAACGATTTGATGCTGTCAAAGCAGCTAAAGTGGCAAGGCTTACTAAAGAGGACTTTCAAGCTCAGAGGGCAACGATGGAAGCTATATGCACCAACTGCCATTCTGCAAACTATGTGGCTGAACAAATGGCTGCCAGCGATAAGATCGTACGTGAGACAGACAAAATAATGGCTGAAGGCATCAGAACAGTAAAAGGGCTCTACGACGACGGGCTGCTGGCAAAGCCGGAAGATTGGGAATATGCTCCTGATCTATTGCAGTTCTACGAAGCAAAAAGCAGCGTGGAGCAGGAACTGTACGTCATGTTCCTTGAGTACAGAATGAGGGCTTTTCAGGGCGCTTTTCATGGCAATCCCGACTATATGCACTGGTATGGCTGGGCTGCCATGAAAGAATCACTACAGAAGATCAAGGATGAAGCTGATAAAATGAGAGCCGAGGCGGCAGCCGAAGATACAGGAAAGGAGGCTAAATCTGTTGCGTATTTGGCTCTTGGAACCGGCATTGTGGCATTGGCGATCAGTCTCTTTGTCATTTTCAGATTTCACAGGC